The following nucleotide sequence is from Aspergillus luchuensis IFO 4308 DNA, chromosome 1, nearly complete sequence.
GGTGGATGGACTTGGCAAGACCGAGCTTGTAGACGCAAGTCTGAAGACGACGCTCCAAGAAGTCCTCAACGCGGAGGGCCAGGACGTAATCGAGCTTCATGCGAGACTCATCGAGGACACCGATGCGGACCAGACGGCGAATCAAAGCGTTACCTTCGAAGAGACGCTTGGGGTCCTTCTCGTCGAGGGTGAGAAGCTCACTGTTCCAACAGTCAGCCATTGTTCCATCACTTTCTCTTGGCCATTCTCAAAGTCGATGATCCATGCGAAGTGGGGTGCGCATACCGAGCAGCACGACGAATCTTGGACAGGGTGAGCTGGACACGCCACACCTCACGCTTGTTGCGCAGGCCGTACTCGCCGACAATCTTCAGTTCCGAGTCACTAGCGATGACAGTTAGGCATGGGAACACACGACTTAAACAGAAGCACGCTTCTGATCAGTGGCCGGAGAGTACTAACAGACGGGCCGACTCGAAAGCTATATCAACATGTTAGTATAAATTCCATGTCGCAAAGTTATCGAATTTTTGCAAAGACTGATAAGGCTACTTACGACGACGGGGGACCTTGTAGGTCTTGGAGTAAACGCGGCTGTTGAGAAAATTGCCATTAGAATGATGCGATACAGGTGTAGCTGATCGCTGGTCGTATACTCACGGGACGGGGGCCATGACTGCTGATTTCGGCTTGTCGCGAGGTTGTCGTACACACCAAACTTCACGAAAATCGCGGAAGATCTGAAGTTGAAGATGCGTTTTGGAGAAGGGAACTAAGCGAGCGAAGGTGGAGCCGGAAGCGGACTAGCGCAAGGGCTAGCcctcggcggcggagaaCGGCCGCACTAAGCACCCGAGAAGTCTACACCATCGCGAAGGGCGGCATAGCGAGGCATTTCTTCGACGTCGACAAGTtctcaacaccagcaccaccaacaccgccgaCATGGGTCACTCGCACGGTTTGAGAGCCGGTACTCGGGTATGTCGATTTTACCCAGGAATTTTTGCAGCACCATTTCGCTGGCCCGAAACGCGACCGCTGACGAACTTTTCAGTATGCCTTCAGCCGTAACTTCAAGGAGAACGGCCAGATTCGCCTGTCGACCTACCTGAAGACCTACCGGTACGCCGAAAATTCTCGCCGATTTGGATAATATTTGCGTGAAGGAGCAGGATCTGATATTTTTCTAGGGTTGGCGACATTGTCGATATCAAGGTCAACGGTGCCGTTCAGAAGGGGTCAGTACAAATTCCGCCCGGTTGAAATTGTGGGGATTCCGACATGAAGGGTTTTGCGTGTTGGGATGCTCGAAAACTTTGAACGAATAATTGGTTTGCTGAGACATTTGGAAATAGTATGCCCTACAAGGTCTACAACGGTAAGACCGGTGTCGTCTACAACGTGACCAAGTCCTCCGTCGGTGTCCTCCTCTACAAGGTCGTCCGCAACCGCTACCTCGAGAAGCGCATCAACGTCCGCATCGAGCACGTCAAGCACTCCCGCTCCCGTGAGGACTTCATCAAGCGTGTCAAGGAGAACGCCCAGAAGAAGCGCCAGGCCAAGGAGCAGGGtgtccacctccacctgAAGCGTCAGCCCGTCATGCCCCGTGAGGCTCACCTCGTCGAGGGTACCGCTGCCGAGACcatcacccccatcccctaCGACACCCACATCTAAACGAATCAAAAACGGTCGATGCGGTTGTTTGGTGTTTCTGGGGTTTTCAAACTTAGGGTGGGCCTTTGCAATGAGACGAAGCGAAACAGAGGGTTCCCAGATGTTCTATCACATCTAAATCCTGTGCATAGATTCCCcggaatgaaagaaaaagcaaaatttCCATTTCCCTGTTCGAAAAAAATGATATCCATGCGTTTTGCCAACTACCGAAAAATCTGCGAATATGGCTTCTACGACACAACACTAGACTTGATAAACCCAGCAGTCTCTCTCAACCTTGAAACCCGCCACCCGATCCTTTAAACCCTACAACATGGTATCTACGGTACGCAACTGTATGCCTGGGACGACGAGTGACGTATGGAGTAGTTTTGGCCCTCTTCGAGTTAAAGCCTCTGGGACGTTAGATGTAGCCTGCCTATCCGAAAGCCATATCGAACATGTACACGTAGGGCTGATTTacgatattatttatctctGGAATCTGGATACGTAGTATCCATCTTcgttcgattccccgcagTGGATATAGTATTTAAGTGCTATTATCAGCCTCCGCCCGATGAAGGCTGTCCCCCGTCGCTCTTCACTTGCTATATGTAGATTAGttctccatccccattgATTTACCCTTATCGGGTTATCAGTGACGTGCAGGCCAGATTCAATGTCTACACTAGATCCTACGCTGCGCCTAAAATCTATCATACTAGTGATACATCGTCGACTGCTACTTACTAGGATGGGGAGTGAAATATATAGGTCTAGTAACTTGAAGTTACTTGGTCGGGTATATGAATCCTCCCCTTTTCCTACTTCTTCTAACGGGTCTTCTATTCCACAGAGAAATGTTCTCTTGGCAAGGCTACCACTACACTACTAGATCAGACGTCGCTAACGGTCAAGTGCTAGAACCATTTTCAAACTCAACAGGCTCAGATCGAGTGTCACTTTCATCAGGCGAACAGCTATAACCATTCGTGATTGTGTGCTTTCATGAACGATGTGCCCAGAGACTCCCCGGAAGCTTTTAGTCACAGCATACGCAGTGGCAAATTGTATTAGGTATTCAAGACGCTATGCTTTGTTCTCAGATTCCAGGTTTCGACATGTGCTATTTGATTTGCCATCAGACAGCGTTGACGGATTAAGCAGAGACCATCAGCTAGCACCGTGAGTTACTTCGTCGGACAACATGATTCCAAACATACTAGCGACCCGAACGGCGCATGGGCAAGCTTGTTCGCGTGCAAAGGGGGCAGGTAATGACCAAAGTCTGATAACATGTTCGAATTCATAGCGCACATGGGCAACAGATTTGTTGGGAGTCAGAGGCGCCCGCTTTAGTGACCCGGCTAAGACACAGACGAGTATATGTGGGAAGGATGTAGCATCTCCAATAAGAAGACCTGTTTGTAGATGCTGACTATTTAGCTCAAAGGACACGACTTTAGTCAGGTCGGATCGACTAATGTATTCCGTATTGTTCCTATAAATGATTAGTAGGATAGGCCGCAATTTGGGTAGTCCGCAGTAGCCTATGGTGCCTGCATTGTTAGTGCCCCTTTGACCATGTCGATGCTACCATAGTCACCAGATCCGGTGGTGAAGTTATGCCAGGAAGACTTGACAGTCAGTTTGTACACCATGAAACTTTTTGCCAGCTTCCTTCTTGGAGTTGGTCGAAAACAGTAGCATTTTCCTTGCTGAGGCAGGAAGCTAGTACCCCGGGAATGCGGTCCGGTGCCGTTTCGGCAGGTCGATACACCTGTCAAGGGAGGGTCTCCGAAACAGTAGAGATTATTTTTCAGAAAGAGTGAAGAAGTGCACCGGTGAATAGGAAAGGAGTTAATGGGGACCCCTAAAAATAAGTTGGtccatttcttccttcccccttctccagGGGGGTGTGGACAAGGTTGAATCGGCCCAGGAGCAAAGCACAGCAGCAGTTCGGTTCGCGAAGAGAGTAAGTAACTCCAGCGCGGCTCCAGCCACAGGGTTTGCGGGAGGCCAGCGCGCTAACCGAAAGCAGCCCGCCTTAGTGCCTCAACCTGAACCGTCAAGTCATCGTCCATGACTGCAGCCATCACCCGATCACCATCCCGAGAAGCACCACCTCCTTCGTCACGAACCTCCCTTTCGagactctctctctctgggCAGCGGCCTTCTACCATAATACTGCCAGCCTTCTCACGCCCCGCCCTTCTGCCTCGACATTCACTTTGTTACCAGCCTCCTAACACTGGTCCCCTCTCCGCCGTCCACCTGGTCGTTCGGAGCTTTTACGGCTCAAGTAGTTGAGCTTACAGTTCAACCGTGGCGATTCTTGATACCTGACCATAGGTATATTCTCAGCCCGTCCCTTCTCATGCATTCATAAGTTCAGGATTACAGTCGCCACTTGTTTCCGTGTTTACAGTTTCAGAACATTTGTCTAACAGATGTCGCAACCTGTTGGCCTCACAGACTCAAGAATTGTTATGGCAGAGCAGAGCAGCCACGATGTGGTAGACCAAACCCTGTCGGGCGGCGATCCTTCGCCTTCCGACGTTCCTGCGAGCACCACCGACAAGAGATCTGCTGGAGGGGACGCGGGGGAGTTCAAAGACACCGCTACAACAACACAACCGGAGACGAACGCGAGTGACAAACAGGGTGAACAAGGAACGGGAACTACCGAAAAGTCAGAGCGAGAAAGCAAAACAAAAGATACCGATCAGACGCCGAGCGTGAGTGATGCCGACAACGACCTCGCAACATACCTACTGAACCCGACGCAGGATACCCCAAAGTCTGGTCCTCTGCCGGTCGCCGCACGGGCGCTCGAGATGAATGGAGTAACGTCTGGGTCAGATGCTGGGGAGGACACAGCGTCTCAGGGAGGTTCAGAGTCCGATGCCAGTCGAACAGAGGGCAGGCTCCGTGCCGGCTCGAAGAAGCCAACCTCCTTCAAGCCGGTTACATTCGCCAAGTTTTCTGTTCCCAAGGCGCCGGGAACTCCCCCGATAACAAAGGCTTCTGAGAAAGGTATTTTGCATTCACGTGTAATACAGAGGAATTTAAGTCTGATTCACTACAGCCCCTATGACTTCCACTACCCCCCTGGGGACGCCGCCGCCAACCTCCCGTCCTCGCTTGGTCGTCAAGACTACTAGCAGCCTACGCGACTCGTTATCGAAAATGGGAACAGGTGCAGCCAAACCCGGTGGAGCTGGACCGGATCCGAACCAAGTTTGGAATAGGAATCGGCGTAAGACTACAAACCTTCCAGTTAACTGAGATGTGCTTCTGACCATCTTGTCCTTGCAGCCGTCCAGCAAACGCCTCCCAAGCACTTGACCGACGAAGAGTTGAAACAACAGTACGGCATCCATATGACCTCAAGGATACAGGAAGACGGCGGGGGAAGCGAAGCGAAATGGGCAGACAtagatgacgacgaggatgattgGGCCCCTGAGACGATTGAGTGGACTGATGGCACGAAAACTAACCTCACAAACCAAGAGCCTGCGCCATCCGCTCCAGTACCCAGCCAAGACACGGTGGCAGATGATTTCAAAAGGGAGTTTCCTCCAGTtgagcaagcagcagcaagcatcAAGGAAGCGCCAAAGTTCATACCGAAACCTACGACGTCTATTGGGCCAAATCCCACGGTGCTTCGACTCGGAGCAAATGCAGAAAGACAAGCAAAGAATGCCGGTCTTGCTGCAAAGGGACTGAATGACAAATCTCCTCTACTATCCACAAGTCCGGCCCCTCCGCCCGTCAAGTCGCCTTGGGCACCTCTGCCACCGGTTGAAAAAATCTCACCTGTTATTCCTCCTATTCAGGTTCAACCGCCGATGCGGGCTCCTGCTCGGGAACCTTACCCGACTGACGGTTCCGGTGGTCCGTTTCCTCCAAAGGAAATTGCTGCAGACGATTTCAACCGATCTTGGAAGGAGATGCAGTCTGGGACCCGGGAGCTCTACAATTCTCGATCTGGCCGCTATGAGCCTGCTCCTGACACGAGGAAGGGGCCTTGGCGCGCTGAACAGAGTTACCGTACCCCTGCCTTGTTGCAGAGGCCTGCCCAAGGTGAACAAAGTGGACCAGCAGAGCCCTCAGCCGCTTTCCAGACCCACCGATCGAGCGGTCAAGATGGTATGCACTGGACACGGCGTCGGACATCGTCTAATGTGAGCGGGGGAAGTGGCAGCTTTGGGCGTCGGATGTCGATTGGTAGACCCGATGTGCCCCAGAAAGTGTTCGAATCTAGGAGAGGATCACAGGTGAACGGAATGATTGAAGCGGCCATCCCTCCTAGAGATATGCCACCTCCCAAGGAAGCTTCCCAACGCGAGCTATCGCCTTCCCGACGTGGTCCTGGTCCTTGGCCTTCAAGAGGTGCTGCAAATGTGCAAGACAGAATAGCCAATGTACCGGGCGGGACAGCACAGCCACCCACTGCCCCGACAGTGGAAGAGCAGCCAGCAGTGCCCCAACCGCCTCAGGAAGACCCTGTCGCTATGCAAGAACGCATcatgaaggaaaagaggatggAAGCTAGGCAGCGGAGAATAGAGCAGGAGGAGCGGGAAGAGGCTGCGAAGCGTGAAAGGATCCGGCAGAAGCTCGAGGCGCTTGGTCCTCCGCCCGAAAAGCCAAAATCAAGGCGTAAGGAGTCCATTGATGCCGGTAAGCCCGAGGCAAGCATCGCGCAGGCTACCGCGCAAGCGGCCCATTCTCCTCCGAAACCTCCAGTACCTGAACCG
It contains:
- the RPS9 gene encoding 40S ribosomal protein uS4 (COG:J;~EggNog:ENOG410PG10;~InterPro:IPR036986,IPR022801,IPR001912,IPR002942, IPR018079,IPR005710;~PFAM:PF00163,PF01479;~go_component: GO:0015935 - small ribosomal subunit [Evidence IEA];~go_function: GO:0003723 - RNA binding [Evidence IEA];~go_function: GO:0003735 - structural constituent of ribosome [Evidence IEA];~go_function: GO:0019843 - rRNA binding [Evidence IEA];~go_process: GO:0006412 - translation [Evidence IEA]) — encoded protein: MAPVPRVYSKTYKVPRRPFESARLDSELKIVGEYGLRNKREVWRVQLTLSKIRRAARELLTLDEKDPKRLFEGNALIRRLVRIGVLDESRMKLDYVLALRVEDFLERRLQTCVYKLGLAKSIHHARVLIKQRHIRVGKQIVNVPSYMVRLDSQKHIDFALTSPYGGGRPGRVQRKKAAAAAGGGDDEAEEDEE
- a CDS encoding 60S ribosomal protein eL21 (COG:J;~EggNog:ENOG410PHM8;~InterPro:IPR036948,IPR018259,IPR008991,IPR001147;~PFAM:PF01157;~go_component: GO:0005840 - ribosome [Evidence IEA];~go_function: GO:0003735 - structural constituent of ribosome [Evidence IEA];~go_process: GO:0006412 - translation [Evidence IEA]); the protein is MGHSHGLRAGTRYAFSRNFKENGQIRLSTYLKTYRVGDIVDIKVNGAVQKGMPYKVYNGKTGVVYNVTKSSVGVLLYKVVRNRYLEKRINVRIEHVKHSRSREDFIKRVKENAQKKRQAKEQGVHLHLKRQPVMPREAHLVEGTAAETITPIPYDTHI
- a CDS encoding uncharacterized protein (COG:S;~EggNog:ENOG410PJ57); protein product: MSQPVGLTDSRIVMAEQSSHDVVDQTLSGGDPSPSDVPASTTDKRSAGGDAGEFKDTATTTQPETNASDKQGEQGTGTTEKSERESKTKDTDQTPSDTPKSGPLPVAARALEMNGVTSGSDAGEDTASQGGSESDASRTEGRLRAGSKKPTSFKPVTFAKFSVPKAPGTPPITKASEKAPMTSTTPLGTPPPTSRPRLVVKTTSSLRDSLSKMGTGAAKPGGAGPDPNQVWNRNRPVQQTPPKHLTDEELKQQYGIHMTSRIQEDGGGSEAKWADIDDDEDDWAPETIEWTDGTKTNLTNQEPAPSAPVPSQDTVADDFKREFPPVEQAAASIKEAPKFIPKPTTSIGPNPTVLRLGANAERQAKNAGLAAKGLNDKSPLLSTSPAPPPVKSPWAPLPPVEKISPVIPPIQVQPPMRAPAREPYPTDGSGGPFPPKEIAADDFNRSWKEMQSGTRELYNSRSGRYEPAPDTRKGPWRAEQSYRTPALLQRPAQGEQSGPAEPSAAFQTHRSSGQDGMHWTRRRTSSNVSGGSGSFGRRMSIGRPDVPQKVFESRRGSQVNGMIEAAIPPRDMPPPKEASQRELSPSRRGPGPWPSRGAANVQDRIANVPGGTAQPPTAPTVEEQPAVPQPPQEDPVAMQERIMKEKRMEARQRRIEQEEREEAAKRERIRQKLEALGPPPEKPKSRRKESIDAGKPEASIAQATAQAAHSPPKPPVPEPSGEPKQYGMMKVHHPDTVKKLVDRERGNTDKAPPVATARRTSSPAREPKQETSLPNGSQQPVVAETSSADNLPDTKVDEQSSQWRGNLTTPNTYLPWSPNPKFVGPAPPAISNPWKPLSNDKTLGNGIFEQSLGGFPGRDISIRSHLGLDQPPMAPATQPFSAPSRSPQDGVSISPLPSPEARHVPYDNINPMLRPGPIGPPSSQHSHRQQQTVAWNNFHAVAAKREAEENERLRNEYDSMREGPSSSLPVTFNETWKQVRTGDQAGQRQVVGITKSADNNAPLPNPLPGFDPTVSSLPFTETPARPLGSVPVRSSRFFPQATEHLRKPANDEGDYFRSISPPPPEEMSSHPVYTGASNRPLVHLPAPKPIVKLPPKVVTPPPPPPTFASMVAAPPRPATSWQEKINTLFGKKTIPEKRNALAVTSATKEPLDVQLHIASVSVSLPCNGELHVGDGEVSAKQVEEAEEIFEDREVGSLPVVRVPTRAPPAAWQAARAPSQSRLRSKHLKSMQILSVEPFFVGYNDRDSAGNTKVSIRFPGAALAKTMTLPRKAGANNPRPRGPSGYNKPRKTTKPREGNASSQAKKPATSQTNGSSSPRRQSRTASWGPRTFSGSQ